The following coding sequences are from one Gossypium hirsutum isolate 1008001.06 chromosome A12, Gossypium_hirsutum_v2.1, whole genome shotgun sequence window:
- the LOC107921045 gene encoding protein indeterminate-domain 12: MFPTAMSNSTSLSEEASTTVSSCTRVVQDFCALIPIVSTISPQQQPQNIKKKRSLPGNPDPDAEVIALSPKTLLATNRFVCEICNKGFQRDQNLQLHRRGHNLPWKLKQRNNKEIKKRAYVCPEPTCVHHHPSRALGDLTGIKKHYCRKHGEKKWKCEKCSKIYAVQSDWKAHTKTCGTREYRCDCGTLFSRKDSFITHRAFCDALAEESARLSANQLAAAAATNPALHHLTSQANPTTNPSSLFPFETHISLNPWVDPTQTSNPNPNNPLHVKPESHHLAPFFQEALQPQKTLITSPLQSLHVSNNAPSIAAAATSTSPHLSATALLQKAATVGATATQINNNNNGMDFFGFASGNLASWQKSSDRFTRDFLGLTGDHHQHHGGGGGNGNVSVSMNVKDVLTYAGEVELQQHFEREHSLLKPQGFGFAEPASETWADC, translated from the exons ATGTTTCCCACAGCTATGTCCAATTCCACTTCTTTGTCTGAAGAAGCTAGTACCACTGTTTCTTCTTGTACCAGAGTTGTTCAAGACTTTTGTGCCTTAATCCCTATTGTTTCAACCATTTCTCCACAGCAGCAACCACAAAATATCAAGAAGAAAAGAAGCCTCCCAGGGAATCCAG ACCCAGATGCTGAAGTGATTGCTTTATCTCCGAAGACACTATTGGCTACCAACAGATTTGTGTGTGAGATCTGTAACAAAGGTTTCCAACGAGATCAGAACCTTCAACTCCATAGAAGAGGCCATAACCTTCCGTGGAAACTGAAGCAAAGAAACAACAAAGAGATCAAAAAGAGAGCTTATGTTTGCCCTGAACCTACATGTGTCCACCACCATCCTTCAAGGGCTTTAGGTGATCTTACTGGCATTAAAAAGCATTATTGCAGAAAACATGGAGAGAAGAAATGGAAGTGTGAGAAATGCTCAAAGATTTACGCTGTTCAATCTGATTGGAAAGCTCATACTAAGACCTGTGGAACAAGAGAATACAGATGTGATTGTGGAACCCTTTTCTCTAG GAAGGACAGCTTCATAACTCATAGGGCATTTTGCGATGCATTAGCTGAAGAAAGTGCAAGGCTTTCCGCCAACCAACTCGCCGCGGCCGCCGCCACGAATCCAGCTCTCCATCATTTGACATCCCAAGCCAACCCCACCACGAATCCTTCTTCTCTTTTCCCCTTTGAAACCCATATATCTCTCAACCCATGGGTAGACCCTACTCAAACatctaaccctaaccctaataaCCCACTTCATGTCAAGCCCGAGTCTCACCATTTGGCGCCATTCTTCCAAGAAGCGCTGCAGCCTCAAAAGACGCTCATCACCTCACCCTTACAAAGCCTCCACGTCAGCAACAACGCTCCATCCATTGCTGCTGCTGCCACGTCGACCTCTCCTCACTTGTCGGCCACTGCGTTGCTTCAAAAGGCTGCCACCGTCGGTGCAACCGCCACGCAGATAAACAACAATAACAACGGCATGGATTTCTTTGGTTTCGCGTCCGGGAACCTGGCCTCGTGGCAGAAGAGCAGCGACCGTTTCACCAGGGATTTTCTAGGTTTGACCGGAGACCACCATCAGCATCATGGTGGTGGCGGCGGCAATGGGAATGTTAGTGTTAGCATGAACGTGAAGGATGTGTTAACATACGCGGGGGAAGTGGAGTTGCAGCAGCACTTTGAGAGAGAACACTCGCTGTTGAAACCCCAAGGTTTTGGATTCGCTGAGCCTGCCTCCGAAACATGGGCTGATTGTTGA